A genomic stretch from Melopsittacus undulatus isolate bMelUnd1 unplaced genomic scaffold, bMelUnd1.mat.Z mat_scaffold_56_arrow_ctg1, whole genome shotgun sequence includes:
- the LOC117438716 gene encoding LOW QUALITY PROTEIN: serine/threonine-protein kinase pim-1-like (The sequence of the model RefSeq protein was modified relative to this genomic sequence to represent the inferred CDS: inserted 2 bases in 1 codon; deleted 1 base in 1 codon), translating to MVPPAGARGAARLSRYWQWRRWASRRRWVWRGSAAPWRSPARPQAPPRSRPAAATPESPAGVPAPAARSAKVPVVLLTRIDPSLYLRPGSGGERHAAEPRPGKDKETFERLYRMGPLLGRGGFGSVYSGVRLGDNTPVAIKQVARERISSWGQRRSGTLIPMEIAMMRKVRSDCSTIIQLLHWFELPNSFLLVLERPEPSQDLFELIRHRTFVPESPAQGIFLQVLRAVRHCHSRGVLHRDIKSKNIIIHLVTGKVKLIDFGCSTLLRDTVYTKFSGTPLYYPPEWFLYHCYHGRPAAIWSLGVLLYEMVCGVLPFRCCKDITSGQLFFKRQISVECQQLIRWCLNMKAWARPSLEDVFNHPWLQTXELPQETATLHPHSLSQQPGK from the exons ATGGTGCCCCCCGCCGGGGCTCGCGGCGCCGCTCGGCTCTCCCGGTACTGGCAGTGGCGGCGCTGGGCGAGCCGCCGCCGCTGGGTCTGGCGAGGCAGCGCCGCCCCCTGGCGCTCCCCGGCCCgcccccaggccccgccccgcagCCGCCCGGCAGCCGCGACCCCCGAGAGCCCTGCGGGGGTGCCGGCACCGGCAGCGCGCTCGGCCAAGGTGCCCGTGGTGCTCCTCACCCGCATTGACCCGTCGCTCTATCTGCgccccgggagcggcggcgAGCGGCACGCCGCGGAGCCTCGGCCGGGAAAG GACAAGGAGACCTTCGAGCGGCTCTACCGAATGGGAccgctgctggggagaggcggcttcggctccgtgTACTCGGGGGTCCGCCTGGGTGACAACACCCCG GTGGCCATCAAACAAGTGGCTCGGGAGCGCATCTCCTCGTGGGGCCAGCGG CGCAGTGGAACCCTCATTCCCATGGAGATAGCCATGATGAGGAAAGTGCGCTCCGACTGCAGCACCATCATCCAGCTCCTCCATTGGTTTGAGCTGCCCAACTcattt ctgctggttttggagcGTCCGGAGCCATCGCAGGACCTCTTTGAGTTAATCAGACACCGGACGTTCGTGCCCGAGTCTCCGGCGCAGGGCATTTTCCTGCAGGTGCTGAGGGCCGTGCGGCACTGCCACAGCCGCGGTGTCCTGCACAGGGATATCAAGTCCAAGAACATCATCATCCACTTGGTCACCGGAAAGGTCAAGCTAATTGACTTTGGTTGCAGCACCCTCCTCAGGGACACGGTCTACACCAAATTTAGCG GAACACCTTTGTACTACCCGCCGGAGTGGTTCCTCTACCACTGCTACCACGGCCGTCCGGCGGCCATCTGGTCCCTGGGCGTGCTGCTGTATGAGATGGTGTGCGGGGTCCTCCCCTTCCGGTGCTGCAAGGACATCACCAGCGGGCAGCTCTTCTTCAAGCGCCAGATCTCTGTTG AATGCCAGCAGCTCATCAGGTGGTGCTTGAACATGAAAGCTTGGGCCAGACCATCCCTGGAGGATGTGTTCAACCACCCTTGGCTGCAAAC TGAACTGCCCCAGGAGACAGCCACACTCCACCCTCACAGCCTGAGCCAGCAGCCGGGCAAGTAA